TTTTACATTAGCGTGCTGTATTTATTTTTAACGCATATTGCTGAAATTTTGCTTTGGGGATTTGCGCTTTACAGCTTGAAGTTATTGCCTGCCCTGGGGCAGAGTATTCTCTTTGGTGGTAGTACCTATACCGCGATGGGCTTCATGGAAGACATCTTGCCTGAGGGTTGGAAAATGCTAGCGGTGATTATTGCTTTCTCCGGCATGTTTGCTTTTGCATGGACTGCATCTGTCATGATTGCGATGACGAAAAATTTTCGTCAGGCTTACACCAAGCTTCATATGAAAAAGCTCAATGTTTCTTCTGAAATCATTGATCGTTTTGAGTAGCGCCTATCACAATGAGTAAAACATGGGATGCCGTCATTATTGGTGGCGGGGCTGCAGGCTTGTTTTGTGCGGGAGTCGCTGGGCAGCTTGGAAAAAAAGTACTGGTGATAGATCATGCATCTGTACTTGGTGAAAAGATTCGTATTAGCGGTGGCGGTCGCTGTAATTTCACAAACATACATAGTAGTCCGGCTAATTTCTTATCACTTAATCCCCATTTTGTTAAAAGTGCACTAGCAAGATATCCATCTACTGAATTCATCAAGCTGATTCAGTCATACCGCATTGCTTATCACGAGAAACATCAAGGACAACTCTTTTGCGATGATTCTGCTAAGCAGGTAGTAGAAATGCTCATGTCTGAGTGCGCTCGTGGCAATGTCACCATTCGTCATCCAGCAATCATTGAATCGATTGCCCAAGAGGGAAATCAGTGGCTGATCAACACCAATACGGGGATTGAAAAATCTAAATCAGTCGTCATGGCAACGGGCGGGCTCCCTGTGCCGGCTATTGGAGCTACAGCCTATTCGTTAGATATTGCCAAGCAATTTGGTTTAAATGTCATAGAGCCTCGACCTGCTTTAGTGCCACTGTCATTTACTGCAGATGCCTTTTCGAGTCTGAGTGAGCTTGCTGGGCTGAGCGTCCCCATCGGGATCAGCTCAGGATTAAAGAGCGCAAGATATGGTGCTTGTCATTTCAACGAAGATATTTTGATAACCCATAAGGGTCTGTCGGGACCTGCAATCTTGCAAGCAAGTAGTTATTGGGCTGAGAGTGAACCCATCCGAATTGATTGGCTCGCAAATATTGACCAGTCTGGTGCAGTTCGTTGCGATGAGATCTTTAATAATGACGAGCATCGACTAAAGCTAACTGAAACAATATTGGCCTCTGTATTACCACAGCGTTTAGCTAAAGCCTTTGCAGAACAAAGTAATCTGCATGGGCGAAAGTGGGTGGAGGTTTCTAAAAAAGATCGCCAAGTCTTAAAGGAGCTTTTAACAAACTGGTCTGTTAAGCCTGCTGGCACTCTAGGATGGAAAAAGGCAGAGGTAATGTTAGGTGGTGTTAGCACCAAGGACCTCGATGGTCAAACCATGATGTCACGCAAACACCAGGGCCTGTATTTTATTGGTGAGTGTGTTGATGTTACCGGGCACTTAGGCGGTCATAATTTCCAGTGGGCCTGGGCTAGCGGATTTGCTTGCGCACAAGCCATTTAGCAATACTTTTTGAGCGCTTAGTCCTCGGCTTTGCACTTTTTCTTTTCTCTTGAGCGAATATTCAAGAGTTCAACCACCAGTGAAAAGCCCATTGCCACATAAACATAGCCTTTGGGGATATGCACACCCATGCCTTCGGCTATGAGTACTACGCCAACTACCGTCAAAAACGACAAAGCTAGGACCTTAATAGAAGGGTGATGATGCACAAAGTCACCAATCGGCTTGGCTGCAATAAGCATAATTAAGATGGATGCAATAACAGCAGCAATCATGATGCTGATTTGATCCACCATGCCCACGGCGGTAATCACGCTATCAAGCGAGAAGATGATATCGAGTAAGCCGATTTGCAAAATAGAACCCACAAATAAACTAAGCATGGATTTATTGATGTTATTCGGACCGTCATTTGAAGCCCCATCCTCTTGCTCTCCCACCTCTACTTCGCTATAAATTTCTTTAGAAGCTTTCCAGATGAGGAAGAATCCACCCAGCAACAAGATGAGGTCCCTACCGCTGATTGGGTGACCAGATATGGTCAAGAGTGGCGCAGTTAAGCTCATTACCCAAGATAAACTCAGCAATAGAAGTATCCGAGTGCCCAGTGCGAATAAAAGACCAAAGCGACGTACTTTTTCACGAATCTCAACTGGTAAGCGATTGGCAATGACGCTAATAAAGATAATATTGTCTATGCCAAGAATGATTTCTAATGCTGAAAGTGTGAAAAACGCGATCCAAGTGTTTGGGTCGCTTAACAAGAGTAGGGCGCTTTCCGTCATATTCTCATTCAAAAGTCGTATTAAGATGAAGTGTATCGAACTTAGCTAAATGATCAGGATGATGTTCAAGCCCACACAAACTATCAGGATATTATTTCTTGCGATTATTCTCTTAATCCCATTCTCTGGGGTCTGGGCTGCCTATCCAGAAAAGCCCATCAAGATCATTATTGGTTTTCCAGCGGGTGGGCCATTAGATGCGCATATTCGATTGCTTAGTGACAAGCTG
This DNA window, taken from Polynucleobacter sp. MWH-UH25E, encodes the following:
- a CDS encoding NAD(P)/FAD-dependent oxidoreductase, yielding MSKTWDAVIIGGGAAGLFCAGVAGQLGKKVLVIDHASVLGEKIRISGGGRCNFTNIHSSPANFLSLNPHFVKSALARYPSTEFIKLIQSYRIAYHEKHQGQLFCDDSAKQVVEMLMSECARGNVTIRHPAIIESIAQEGNQWLINTNTGIEKSKSVVMATGGLPVPAIGATAYSLDIAKQFGLNVIEPRPALVPLSFTADAFSSLSELAGLSVPIGISSGLKSARYGACHFNEDILITHKGLSGPAILQASSYWAESEPIRIDWLANIDQSGAVRCDEIFNNDEHRLKLTETILASVLPQRLAKAFAEQSNLHGRKWVEVSKKDRQVLKELLTNWSVKPAGTLGWKKAEVMLGGVSTKDLDGQTMMSRKHQGLYFIGECVDVTGHLGGHNFQWAWASGFACAQAI
- a CDS encoding TerC family protein gives rise to the protein MTESALLLLSDPNTWIAFFTLSALEIILGIDNIIFISVIANRLPVEIREKVRRFGLLFALGTRILLLLSLSWVMSLTAPLLTISGHPISGRDLILLLGGFFLIWKASKEIYSEVEVGEQEDGASNDGPNNINKSMLSLFVGSILQIGLLDIIFSLDSVITAVGMVDQISIMIAAVIASILIMLIAAKPIGDFVHHHPSIKVLALSFLTVVGVVLIAEGMGVHIPKGYVYVAMGFSLVVELLNIRSREKKKCKAED